In Pyrus communis chromosome 1, drPyrComm1.1, whole genome shotgun sequence, the following are encoded in one genomic region:
- the LOC137722332 gene encoding protein JINGUBANG-like, giving the protein MKGSTRGNRIFSEENSTRGQKFDRLKNSPEHEESGFTTPQSYEPDPMVAEDAALSPFNKSPWSAHMNNNDNNNNASETANDNFSPNVLMGALVREEGHIYSLAASGDLLYTGSDSKNIRIWKKHNEYSGFKSNSGLVKAIIIAKEKIFTGHQDGKIRVWKVSTKNATHKRIGTLPTLKNYIKCSMKPSNYVEVRGKSKVLWIKHFDSISCLSLSEDHTLLYSASWDKTFKVWRVSDFKCLESINAHDDAVNALVVGFDGLVFTGSADGTVKIWRKELQGKGTKHFFSQTLLKQECAVTALAVNPDATIIYCGSSDGLVNFWEREKNLQHGGVLRGHKLAVLCLATAGCLVFSGSADMGICVWRLGPDGEHICLSVLTGHTGPVKCLAVERDHDQSTSGETRWIVYSGSLDKSVKMWRISEQAQPMVPNQKHQHYTSDGYCVPMLSSAPSFASRGGKMGSRRF; this is encoded by the coding sequence ATGAAAGGCTCGACAAGAGGCAACCGCATATTCTCCGAAGAGAACAGCACTCGTGGCCAAAAGTTTGACAGGTTAAAGAACTCCCCGGAACACGAAGAATCGGGTTTTACGACCCCCCAGAGCTACGAGCCAGACCCGATGGTGGCGGAGGACGCCGCTTTGTCTCCTTTCAATAAGTCTCCATGGTCTGCCCATATGAACAACAATgacaataataataatgcttCAGAAACAGCCAACGACAACTTCTCCCCCAACGTTCTCATGGGTGCGTTGGTTCGTGAAGAAGGACACATATACTCGTTGGCGGCCTCTGGAGACTTGTTGTACACGGGTTCGGATAGCAAAAACATTCGGATTTGGAAGAAGCACAACGAGTATTCAGGGTTCAAATCGAATAGCGGATTGGTTAAAGCGATAATCATAGCGAAGGAGAAGATCTTCACCGGTCATCAAGACGGGAAAATTAGGGTGTGGAAGGTGTCCACCAAGAACGCAACTCACAAGCGAATAGGAACTTTACCTACGTTGAAGAATTACATAAAGTGTTCCATGAAGCCCAGTAATTACGTTGAAGTGAGAGGCAAGAGCAAAGTCCTATGGATCAAACACTTTGATTCCATCTCATGCTTGAGCTTGAGCGAAGATCATACGTTACTATACTCCGCGTCGTGGGACAAAACGTTTAAGGTTTGGAGGGTTTCCGATTTCAAGTGCTTGGAGTCGATTAACGCTCACGATGACGCCGTCAATGCGTTggttgttggatttgatggGTTGGTCTTCACCGGTTCTGCCGACGGAACTGTTAAAATTTGGCGGAAAGAGTTACAAGGAAAAGGTACTAAGCACTTCTTCTCACAAACGCTTTTAAAGCAGGAATGCGCGGTCACAGCCTTAGCTGTGAACCCGGACGCCACAATCATATATTGTGGCTCGTCCGATGGACTAGTCAACTTTTGGGAACGGGAGAAGAACCTCCAACACGGCGGTGTTTTGCGAGGCCACAAGCTGGCGGTTCTGTGCTTGGCCACGGCTGGGTGCTTAGTATTCAGTGGCTCCGCCGACATGGGGATTTGCGTGTGGAGATTAGGCCCTGACGGGGAGCACATTTGCTTGTCGGTGCTGACGGGGCACACGGGGCCGGTGAAGTGCTTGGCTGTGGAGAGAGATCACGATCAGTCGACGTCTGGGGAGACGAGGTGGATCGTGTATAGTGGGAGTTTGGATAAGTCGGTGAAGATGTGGAGGATTTCGGAGCAAGCGCAGCCTATGGTGCCGAACCAGAAGCACCAGCACTACACCTCCGATGGGTATTGTGTGCCAATGTTGAGCTCGGCGCCTAGCTTTGCTTCTCGTGGAGGGAAAATGGGTTCAAGAAGATTCTAG